From the genome of Odocoileus virginianus isolate 20LAN1187 ecotype Illinois chromosome 4, Ovbor_1.2, whole genome shotgun sequence:
aaatagtggcttaaaaaacagataccatataaaataaaatataaactttgaCCAGCAGTCCTATTTCTTGGAATTTATCCCCCGGACACAAgggcaaaaataagaaaagacatgTGGGTAAAGTTAGTTATTTCAAGGCTTTTTGTAATAGcaaacaaacaatcaaaaaagtcggcaacaacccaaatgtctatcaacagggGACCAGTCGTATTATGACGTCCCTACTGATGGGACACCTCTGTGTCCTCATACAGGATGAACTTCAGGATGCACTAAGTGGcacaaaatggagaaaagtgCGTAACTGgggtctttaaaaaagaattaaaattaaatgaggtcatgggcgtgggccctaatccaatctaACAGGTGTCCTTTTAAGGAGATTAGGGCACAGGCATGCACCGGGATGGACATGTGAGGTCAAGGGAGGAGACGGCTGTTTACATGCCTAGGAGAGAGGCTTCGGGGGGACCAGTGCTGCCACAACTGGATCTCTGATGTAAGGAAGTGATTTCTGTGGCTTAAGCTCCTCATCCTGTGGCACTTTGTTACAGCGGCCCAGGCAAACTAATACAGCACTCAAAAACTCAGAGAGTCATTTGGAAATCATCTGCAAATAAACCTTGATCTTTATCCCATACCCCACACAAAACCTGGACATGAATCACAGACTGAAATATAAGAGGTAACAGTATAAAGAAATCACAGGAGAAAACCTTAGTGAGCTTATGTTaggcaatgattttttaaacataacaCAGAAAGCAAGAAATGGTTTAAAAGTCAATCAACTGGACgtcactgaaaatttttaaaccttTGCTCTTTCAAAGGCACTGTTGTGAAAACTACAAGGCGAGCCACAGGAGCTGTCATTCAAGGGACAGAGGGAAGCCAAGTGAAGGAGCAACAGAGTCCTGCCAAACAGCCAGTGCACACAGCTCACGGCACCGCACAGTACACTTCAGATGCTAACAGGGCAACAGCACCTGCTTcttacaagttttaaaaaaacaagccaCAGTCTaagtgaaaatgttttcaaaatatccAACAAAAGACCTGCACCAGcattatataaagaactcttaggATGTAATAAGGAAACAATAAACTCAATTAAAAACTGAGCAAAAGACTCAAGACATATTATCAATAAAGGTATAAGGATGGCATATAAAAACAGGAactaaaaccataatgagataccactacacacccaGCAGAATGACTAAAACTTTAAACCTGATCACACCAAGTGTCAGCAAGTCAGTGGGCCTCCTGATACCCTACTGGTGGGGAGGTAAAATGGTACAACTGCTTGGGAAAACAGTtggctgtttctttaaaaatcaaacacacatctcACATATTACCCAGGAAtttactcaaaagaaatgaaagcatatgtccacaGAAAGACAGGGACCCAAATGGTCACAGCAGGTTTACCTGTAACAGCCAAGAAAACCAGAAACAACCCAAAGGTGCACTGACAGATGAGTGCAGTAACAAGCCGTGGTGGGTCTGCCCACACAGAGCAACATCCCCCTGCAAGGACAGGAAGCGACAACTGGCCAAGGCAACAACCTGGAGGAATCGCAACACGATTACGCAGAGTGAAAGACCTCTGACAAAGAAAGTACAGACAACTAGAAGAGTGACAAAGGTGGACTGAAGGGGGATTAGTCATTGCCTGGGAGCTGGGGGTGCAGGAAAGATAGGGCCCAGAGGATTacaaagaggcaggaggaggctggggaggtgggacAGCTGCACGTACACCAAAGTCATCAATGAACCCTTACGTACACCAGCTTACTGCAGGTCAatttacctcaataaaactgtttacaAAGGGTGGCTAGGAAAATAGACATCACAAAGGTTGAAAGACAAAGCACAAACAGGGATAAAATACTTAACACAAAACCACTACTCAGCAGTGAAAATGGACACAGCTCTAATAAATGAATCTCAGAAACAGTGCTGAGCAAAACCTCAATTTGCAGAATACATACTGTGCAATCCTATCTCCACTAAGTAAAAAACCAGgcaaaaatgagtaaaatgtgTAGGAGGAtattacaggcttcccaggtggcactagtgtaaagaatccgactgccaatgcagaagacagaagagatgctggttcaatccctgggtggggaagatcccctggaggaggagatggcaacccactccagtattcttgcctggagaatcccatggacagaggagcctggtgggctaccgtccattgggtcataaagagtcagacacgtctgaagcgacttggcatgcacgcacGCAGGAGGATATTAAgtgataaaactataaagaaaagaacaagTCACACAAAATTCAGTGGTTGTCAttcctggtgggggtgggaaggaaccCACACCAGACTGCTCAGTTCCTGCTAACATTCTCCTTCTTAAGCTGGTGTCATTTTACTATATCATCTGAATGTACATCTTctatattgtttaaaatataacGTCTTTCacaataaaagctttaaaaacctaaaaagagTTAAAGACCGGGAAGGACAACAGTAATGGGAAGGCCAGGGTGTCTGGTGTTCAGAGACGGCATTTCCAGGGGAGCGGGGCAGGAAAGGGCTGCCCACGGAGCCGAAGAGTCGTACTGGGCAGAGGGGTAGATGGGATCAGAGGCAAGAAGGGCTGGGGCACACAGAGGCTAAGAGGTCAGAGACTAAGAGGGCTTCTGGGCAGAGTGACCCAATCTGACTTTCTCCTGTGCTGGGAACAGAGCCTGGGCCAGCGTGGACCCCCAGATAAAGGAGAAAGTCTGAAGGTGGATCAACAGACTACACGTGGACACAGAATAACATGAATCAGCAAAGACAATCGAAGGCTTACAGCCCAAACAACTGGAAGAACAAGGCTGCCACCAACTgagacagggaaggctgggggCAGCAAGGAGCAGGAGCACAGGGACTCGGCCTACACCCCCCGGTCTGGGGCTCCTGCTCCACCGGCCTGGCTTTAACAGCGCCCCCGAGAGTCCGTGAAGGGAACCGTATCTGGAAACGGGTGCTGTGCAGACTTAATTAGGATTAGGGTGGGTCCTAACCAATGACTGGCGTCTCATTAGAGGGAAGCCAGCCACAGGAAGCAATCTGTAGAGGTtgggagaggcaaggaaggatcctTCCCCGAGTCTTCAGAGGAACGAGGGCCGCCGACACTTTGctgggacttctagcctccagactgTGACATAATAAATATCTTTCGTGTTAAGCCCACTTGATTGTGATGTGTTGCTACGGGAGCCCTAAGTCCATCTATGATACCCCTAGAAAATCCCAGATGCATGAAGATAAAACATCAAGAAAAGAAGTTGGTTTAAGACACTTTGGTTCTTTCCCTGCCTCACCTTTTTTCTGGCTGTAAGAACCTGGGCAAATCATTTTGTCTGTTACTCAATTCCCTACAAAATACAGATTTTACAGAAAATCAGGAGCCAAACAGACTCACACCCAAGGTCCTACCACCTTAGAGTTTCTGTAGTTCTATGACTACTCAAGTAGAAGAGAGTGGGCCTAAACCCCATCCAAATCTATCTAATCCCTCGCGCACAAAAGGGGATACCTTCCCAATAGATGCACCACCCTAAAATGTGGGAGGACAGCAAGCCGGGATGCTAAGGCACAAAAGATAAGAATCACTAAGTGGAATTTTGTCATGTTCCTGAGATACTGCATCAACAACAAAACCCCCCATAATACACTGTAGTCATTTTTTACAGCTGATGTGACAATgaccacaaactcagtggctgACAACAACACCCACTGATGACCTCACAATTTTTCTGTTAGTGGCTGGGCACCCACAGGCCAGCTGGCTCTCTGCTGACAGTCTCACAGAACTGAGACCCAAGTTCACTCAGGGACCCGGCAGGATCTCACTCCCAGCAGCTGCAGGACCGATGCTCCAGGGCCTCACCGCTGCCAGTGAGGGGTCGTCCTCAGGTTCGAGACCACTGTATTCCTCTGGTCCTGGCCCAGCCCTGTCAGGGGGGTCCTTCTCCTGCTCTGGGTCCCCaacctcccctcctgcctcttcaTCTGTTTGGGGGCCTCGTGTGATGACTGGGTTCCACCCGGATAACCCAGGACACACTCCCCACCTTAACGTCAGCTCCTTAGTTACCAACATCTCCAAAGTCCCTCCCAGCGGTGCCCAGGTGAGTGTCTGATGGGTAACACGGGTCTTAGGGAGACACCTGTAGCACTCTGTCTGCTACACACACTCCAAAATGTTGTGTGCTTACACATTAAAACACACAAGATACATTTCTGTGATACAGCTTTGAAAATCAACtgctatttacattttattactaCAAACTGACAATATGGTTGAAATAGTTAATGAGATTTTTGTAAGTACAGTAAACGGACAACATGAGAAAATACAAGCTCAGTGATGCAAAGAGTGGACTGAATCAGCCACTTAAATTCCCTGTGCAGGGGTTTTATAGTGTCTTCTACAAAAATAACACCTGCTGGCAGTCTAGAACCAGGGTCAAACACACAAACAGATACAGCAACACACACTAGGATGGCAGGAGCCAGCATGTGTCCCCAGACACCTGACCCCAGCCAGGTGTCCCATGAGGAGATAGAGGCaatggccccccacccccaatctgtTCAGCGGGAACCCTATCTCCGCACTCCGCCCCCAGAAGTCTTTCCTAAATATACATCCTTACCTTAGAGAACACTGGAAGGTGAGCACTATCTAAACGTTTATTTTAATAAGCCTGCACTTGCAACACTGTGGTTCCCTCCAGCCAAACACCAATACTCCCAGTGCAGGGCCATCAAGACGGTTTAGGGTGTACGCATGTTTACCGGTTCGCTTTATGACATTCGCTACTGTAGTTTATCTTCAAGTTTCTTCTGAAAGTGTCCTCAGGATAAGGACAACTTCACAGCGCACACTCTAGACAGCCAGCTGTCAGGCACCTGCCTAAGGTCCATCCtcaaagatgggggtgggggaaggtgagggCGAGGGCCAGGCCAAGGTCGGACAGCTAACCTGCAGGTCTGAACCGCAAGCAGGCTGCCACCGTGTCCCAGCAAACACAAGAGCACCCGTCCCCCACTTATCACCGAGACTCCAAGGGCGCCTCCGCGGTAGAAGGCAGAGGACGGTTCTCgttttcccctttgccttcagCAAACATCAGAAAATCCTGCGGGCACTAAGGAAGCTGTGTCAACACCACCCAGAAGAAAGGTAGGTGGCACCACTCAAAAACCCTTCGTTAAAGCGGAAACCCGAGTCTGACCTTTCACCTCCGGCCCATCACAATGTGCTCCCCACTACCTCCAGGAGGCTTCCTGAACTTCTCAGGAGGCCGGCGAGACGCCCCTCCCCGACCCGCGGGCGTCCGCGAGGCTGGGGCAGCGGGCCCTTTGGTTACCGCAGAGCCGGTGTCTCCAGACCAGCGCCACGCCGGCCTCTCCCAGCCAGACTTCGCGGGAGGCCCCGGGCGGCCGCGCTAACCCGTCCCGAAGACGCACCGACGGAGTCCACGCCCCGCACCGGACGCAGGCAAAGTGCAGTCTCGAACTCACGTTTGTACTCGGCCATCAGCCTCTTGAGCGCCGTCCCCGCCATCGTCCAGGCAACAGCTGCGCCGTCAGGCTAGCCTCCTCAGCGCTCTTCCCTCCCGCCCGAGCCCAGGGCCACTTCCGGGTCGCCGTGAGGGTTACAGGAGCCCTTCCGGGGCATGGGGCGCGTGCGCGGTGTGCGGGGCAGCTCAGGTGTCCGGGCTCCGAGCCAGTTTGTGCGGTCAGCTCCGCCCCGGCGGGTCCAGGTTCCAATAGGAAAGTTAGCAGAAGATTTCGGAGCCCCGGGCTCCAGCAGAGTGTGTGTGAACCGCCTGTTCCGTCCTCACGGCCTCCGTGGTTTCGGCGGCGGGGACGCGGACGGGGGGGTGGAGACGCCGGGGAGGGCCGGTGGAAGGGCGGGTGGGTAAGGCGGCTTCTCGCGAGCCGAGTGAACGGGTGTCGTTCAGATTGTTTTGGGGGTGCACCTGGGACCGTGTTGCGGCTCCTGCACCCGCACAGTGCAGAGGCGGTGACTTTCAGACGCAACTACAGTTAAAGCGAGAAATCCACTCTGAGAGCGGTTGGTGCTCAGTGGCGACTCTCACACGGTTTTAGGTTTGAAAAAGTTAGATTGGCGATTGTGGCTGTTTTATGCTGTCAGTCTGGGTTCAGCTTGGCCTGGAGGGGAGCTTTGGAGACCGAGGAGGGAGCAGAGCAGCAGCCAGACCCAGGGTGGATGGGCTTCCCGCACAACCGCAGCCCACCGCCCCACGCCCCGTACGCCGGCCCCCTCGGTCTTCCCCTAGTCCTCTGCCTCCAGAAGCCAGCATCCACCCCCGCTGCTCTGACTTCTCCACTGACTAATGTGTATCAGGTCACTAGATGAGTcctttttttcattaatattcaCGGTGGTTCTACAGCTGATTGGCTCATTGATCTATCTACTCCTCTTTGTGCTTCTTAGAACCCCATTcctaaaagaaaagtttttatctTCACAACACTTATTCCAACGTATTCTTGTGTAGAATTTACTACATTATGCCCTGTGTAGTTTtctagtataatatatatataactttgatGCATGTTTGACAGGAGAGGCATCAACAAAAATTCAGCCTGACACTGTCTTCTCAAATGACCATGGTGATTTATATAAAAACACTGTACTTTTAAACAGTTCCAAAAAGTAATGGATTTGCACAAATACTCCTAAGGTTTCCATCTCCCATTCAAGTAGTTACCTTCTCTGTGATCCAGCTACACCCCATCCCCTCATGCAGGTCAGGGGTCAGAGGGCGATTAAAGAACAATTCTACTTGGAAGGGAACAGAAGTGCAGATGATGAGAAGAACTATCATAAACATGAGGCTCAGACAACAGCACCCATTAGATGCTGGGGGTTTTCTGAACTGCATCCATGTCTGTCACTTGCTGTCTTTCTGAGGTCATTGTGTTGTAGCAGTGTGTGTTCACAGTTTGTACCAGGATTAGTTTCAAGTGACAAAAACCCAAAATATGAGGTGCTAACATAATGGAAGTCTCTCACCTCGCTGTGGCTGGTGGGACAGGCTCACCTTCAGGGATACTTATGCTCCCCTCCGCGCATCCTCGCTGAGATTCAAGTGAGACTAGGCATCCCGTGTTTGATTCGCTAAATCTGGCAATGCTCAGCTCAGGTCAGCTGGTCCTGGTGTCCCAAGGGTTCCGAGCACCTGGTGTGTGATACTACTGGTTTCTTTGAGAATTGAAGTTCTGAGGTATAAAAAGGGTCTGCTTTTTGCAGATTCTTTCCATGAAAGCTGTGTTATGGAGCAGCTGAGATTAACAGGTACGCTCCCACCTGTGCTGTGCAATGCAGCCAGGCCGGCACCACCCGTGTGCCTGGGGCCAAGGGGTCCTGGGATGTGGGGTTTTGGTACTGAAACTGGGAAAGTGCCAGCTGGGACTCAGGGCACCCATAATACAACCAGTAAAGACGAGCCTGTCTGCTACTGAAGCATCAGTTTAACCCAGTGATTTTAGGAGCTGGTTTTACataacaatattttaatatatcagCAGATCTGTTATTCCAAATGCACCTCCAGGACACTGCCTGCTTGTCCATCAGATGCTGGGGTCAGGCTCAGACAACACTGCACTAGGGCTCCCCAGAAACTGCAGTGCTCCTGAGCTCAGGCACCCTGACATGTCACCCTCCCCACGAGTGCAGGGCGTGCCTTCCTGGGGCCTACACTCCCCCACACCTTCGCTGGGCCACGCCTCTGCCTGCTGCTGCCACCTAAGCAACTCATGTGCTTGCTGCCCCTGAGCTTTCAGCCTGTGCCCACCTCACCAATCAACCTGATACAGTATCACAGTGCAACATGCAGAAGTTTCCCAAACAGTGTCAACTCACTTCCATTCAAAACAGATGAGGGAATAAGTTGTCAGCTGCACtgcacaaaggaaaacagtctcaCATTCAAACACCAAAAGTATCAAGAAGCCCAGAGTCATGGTAACCCTCCCCCCAGGagcccaggagagggaggagagctctgcaggggagggggcagcctTGGCAGGTGAGCCGGCCTTCAGATGGAAGTCGGAGTGGTCGTGAAGGGTCACTGCAAATACCGAACGTGACACAATGTCCAGTCTCCAAACGCAGTAGAGAATATGAGCTGAGAGACAGGATACCAAACTATATTTACTGTTGACAGTAGTAAAGAACAACAAATAATGTACAAATTGGGGAATAAACACAAAAGAGCCGCAGACACCCCGCCTGTGCCCGAACAGCAAGGTACAGGGGAAGTGTAGGCTTCTCCAGCGAGGTCTCAGGCGAGCAGGAGATGATGGTGGTTGTCCTGCCCAGGTGACCCGAACAGGCAGCCAGGGACCGTCAGACAGGAGTGAGTCCGCACGGAAGGGCAACAGGACAACCATCGGAGGTTAACCAAAACAGACCCCAAAATGCACAGAACTGAAATCACACGTAACGTGTAAGCTCCATACCAACTTGGGGAGCAGAGCACAGTCCTCGGGGAGAACCCGGAGGCATCTCTCACTTGTAGCCACACTTTGAAGCAGCTCTTTTACACAAAAACATAACAGCAAAATCAGCAATACTCTATCTTCCTTGTTTACATACAGACCATTGTTACTCATCAGAAGCAAATACTGGAGGAAATCTGAGGCCCTGGCACCGTGACCACAGCACACGTGTGGGACTTACTTTCTTCTCTGttaagaaaaggggaaaagccCATTTTTGTTGTGTCCAAGCAGTGTCACCGGCAGTTGGTGGCCGTGGGTCTGGGGCCCCAGACCCCGCCCAGGGCCGTGTTACTGAAGAACTTACCTTTTAAGAAACATTCCAGTATTTTCCCTTCAACTTAACTATATTCTGGCAAAGCTTACATTTCTAatatttagcattaaaaaaaccTGTGCCCGCAAGAAACAGTAAGTGAAAGTGTATCTCCCATACCAACCATGACCCAAAAACTCGCCCCACAGAAGCACTCCCAGAGCAGTGACAGTTCTCTCCATGACTGGAAGGAGGGGGGTCAACACCTGGAGTGAGAGCCCCGTCTAGACAGAAAGCAGGCATTCAGGCCACAAGCTTGGAGAAAATGTCATAGGAGGGAGAAAAAacgaaaaagtaaaaacaaagccCAAGTCCCTCACCAGGCATTTTACCCAAACACAGGTACCAGGTGGTGGGCCGAGGGAGGCTGGGGACCATCACCACCGTGGCACTCAAGTGCATCAGAGCAAAGTCCTTCTGGGGAATGTCCTCGGTGTCCGAGCCTCCCTGCTGATGGGCTTGGCCACACGTCCACTGTTCAATAGCAAACACAGCACGGTGCCACGAGGGGCTGGGGGCTCTAGAGGCCGCTCCCCAAGAGGCAGCTGGCCACCCTGGAGCCCCCCGTCTGCTGCTGGAACACGTCGATGGTGTCCTCGTCTTCCATCTCCAGCTGCAGGCACAGAAGGCATATCAGTGTCTTCTcatcctgggggaggggggacccaCCCCCACGCACCTGAGCCGTGAGCCTGCCCCCAAGTGGGCACATGAGGACAGAGGCTCAGCTATGGGTTTCCAGTTAGCCCACTTCTTCCCCAAGTTCTCCTAACAGAATCCACAATGCTAGAACCTTGACTGACAGAGAAACTAAGTCCTGTTAAAAACAAAGTGTCTCAAGTCTTACTGAGAAGTATACAAAATCAGATTTCAGCTAGGAGAGAATGACCAGAAGCGCTGAGTCCTGGGGACgtcagaggtgggggtggagtcCACACGGGTGCTGCCAAAGCCAACTCCATCCCAAAGGAAGGGGTCCCTGCtggcctccccatcccatcgAGTAGCATCCTGCTCAGAAATCAAGAGCAGTACCcctgagggggaggtgggagggcagggggaggactCCTGTTGCAGACATGACACAGCACGAGCATCGGCAGAGAGGCTGGGGAGCCCACggctgccccctccctctgtGTAAGTGGCATGCAGTTCCCCACAGAAGCAGAGATGAAACCTCTACAGAGCAGCCCTTTCACACTAAAGGCTGGCCCATTCTCCCCACGCTCGACCCCACAGTCGTCCGGCTGACAAGAGCCAGGAGTGCAGCCTGGACCCCAGGCTCTCCCTCCACGAGTGATGTGCAGACCTGACAGAACTGCACGTGGTGGCAGATGCTGGAGGAAACGGAGCACGCTGCACCCTCTCCACCCATGCCCCTTCCTCAGTGCTCAGAGGGCAGGAGATGGAGGCAGGAATGTAGCCGCAGACTAACGCTGCGGGTCCAGTGTCCCGACAACACGCAGTGGTGATCCTATCTGCCCAGCTCACCTAGAGCAGGGGTGGAGGTCAGGTCAGGGGGTGAGGATGCTTGGCCTCGGCCATGACCCTGGACCACCTCAGCTGAGAACCAGccctcctgctccttctcccaACACAGATGAGGCTGACAAagtacatttttctcatttgaaaactgAACCTCAAAATTACAAAATCTAATAATCTAAGCCATTAAGAAAATGTAAGGTGAATTcactggccatccagtggttaggactctgtgcttccactgcaggggagtgagttcaatccctagtcaggaactACCTATCACAAGCCATGCAGCAAcgctccaaaaagaaaaaaaaaagaaggtagaaaaTGTATGGTGTTCTATATGAGCAGCAATCAGTAACTCTCAAATGTGAGCATTCCTGATGGCAGTTACACACGCAGGTCAGAAGTAGCCCTTGAGTGTAGACCTGCTGGGTTCCTACCTGTGCTGGGGTGTCTGTTTCATTAATTGGTTGTCCATCAAACCTGAATCGAATCTGTCTCATTGACAAGCcctgaaaagaaaagcagttaTCACTGTGTAAGTATTTCCCGCTAACACATCAGTTCAAAAAGAATCACACATTCATCAAAACACCAGACTTCTGAATACACAGATTTATGACCCAGTTGACTACAGTCTCACCAGTAGGCCTGAAGCTCTGAGGCAGCTAGAAAACAACAGAGAGTTCCCCCGGGGAAAAGGGAGCCACAGAACACAGTAAAAAACAAGGACTCTTGAAAATCAGAAATCATGAAAGACACAAGATCACCCATAAAAAGTGGGAACAGAAAGTCGAGAAAACCTCCCAGAAAGCAGACCAAAGCAACAAACCCCATGCAGTCAGAGGAAATGATCCAAATGAACACACCTGGCACAGGTGACTAAATCAGATGGAATCCCACTGGAGAGGGACAAATTGTCACTGAACTGAGAGAAGGTCCAgttcctgaactgaactgagtttctaGGCCAAAAAGGCCGAGAACGTGCCCAGAAAAGTCTAAGACAAACCTGCCTACCTCAAAGCCCAGGAATAAAGTCCCGAAAGCTATCAGAGATAAACCACCTTACAACAAAAGACCGAGAATCAGAGCATCACTGAACTTCTCACACAAACGGGGGAGCCTAGAAGAATGTGATACAGCAACTccggaaaaggaaaatgaatatcaACCTAGAAATTTATGTGCAGTCACATTACTCAAGTGTGAAGGTTTATAAAGCAAATCAGGTTCAGAGAAGCAGTACTCTTCTTATGCTTTCTGAGCAAGATACTGGAAGACACGCTTTATCAAGACAGGGGAAGATTAGTCCAGAAGATTAGTCCAGGACGGGGGCCGAGGTCGTGGGCAGGATTTCTGGGAGGCTCTGGGATGACCGCAGAGCAGCAGCCCAGgcggggcaggagggaggaggcccAGGTGGGAGATAGTGCAGCAAGGCAGGAAATGCAGGGCATAAAGTCATGATGGGACACCCCGAAATCCACACACACAGCCACCACCAGACCAAGAACAGGACTCAGACAAGAGCCAACAATAAGCACAGGCTGCTGTGTGGCTGGGGCGGCTGCCTGGTCACAAAAGAAGCAGATTCCAGTGCAGGCTGGGTGCAGGGAGGGGGctgtgtgtgggggcaggggctggctgTGTGGACCACAGGTCACAGAAGTCCCACCTTTCACAGGTGAAAATAGTCTCCAAAATCCAAAATTTCTCCACGAAACAGAAGCACAAGTATATTTACCaagaaaaagtggaagaaaaaaaaaaaaaagctggaattGACAGTGACCTCCTCTGAGGAATAAAGCCTGAAaagaggggagaaagaggaaggcatGGAGTTTTTTTTTAGGTGTTTTTAATAGTAACAGCAAACAGGCCAAGGCAAGGGTTGTCAAAGCCAAGAGTGGAAACTAAGGTCAAGGATTTCCGCATCCCCCACAGAGGACTGGCTCCTGTGCAAAGCACCAGGGGCCCCAGGGCACAGTCTGACACGGACACTCAGGGCGTCAGCGTCTCTGATTACCATGGGAAGGCGCCAGTGAGGCAGCTCTTTGTCTTGTAAAGCAGTAAATAAAgggaaatgatgcttttgaactgtggtgttggagaagactcttgagactcccttggactgcaaggagatccaaccagtccattctaaaggagatcagtcctgggtgttcattggaaggactgatgttgaatctgaagctccaatactttggctacctgatgcgaagagctgactcatttgaaaagaccctgatgctgggaaagattgaaggtgggagaaggggatgacagaggatgaga
Proteins encoded in this window:
- the SUMO3 gene encoding small ubiquitin-related modifier 3 → MSEEKPKEGVKTENDHINLKVAGQDGSVVQFKIKRHTPLSKLMKAYCERQGLSMRQIRFRFDGQPINETDTPAQLEMEDEDTIDVFQQQTGGSRVASCLLGSGL